The genome window TTTAAAGCAATTGAAGTAAATCCTGAAAATAGAGAAGAAGAGATATCAGAACCACATGATATCGAAGCATGGACAAAATTCACTTTTCCAGGAAGAGGAGATACTTATTCATCCTTTAAGTGGAACTTCCAGCATTTTAACGGAACCGATTATGATAATAAGACAAAAAAAGAAGGGGTATTCCGCATTGTAGGCGATAATAAAATGTGGAATTCAAACGTCGATGATGAATTTGGAAATTATGACTATTTAATGTTTGCAAACATTGACTATAATAATGAGCTAGTCCAAAATGAAATGATTTCATGGGGAAAATGGCTTTACGAAACACTAAATTGTGATGGCTATCGATTAGATGCCATTAAACATATAAACCACGATTTTATAAAAAAATTCGCCACTTCCTTGCTGAAAGAAAAAGACGATTTTTATTTCGTAGGTGAATTTTGGAAAGCTGATCTGCAAGAATGTCAGGAATTTTTAGAGCAAATGGATTACAAAATCGATTTATTTGATGTCCCACTACACTATAAATTGCATACTGCCTCCATGGAAGGAAGTAACTTTGATTTAACAACAATTTTCGAGGGAACGTTAGTAAAAGAAAATCCTCTTAATTGTGTAACATTTGTTGATAATCATGATACACAGCCAAATGAATCATTAGAATCATGGGTAGAAGATTGGTTTAAGCAAATTGCCTACAGCCTTATTTTACTTCGAAAAGACGGCTACCCAACCATATTTTATGGAGATTATTTTGGAATTAGCGGGGACGAGCCAATAGATGGAAAAAAGGCAGCCATCGACCCCTTATTATATGTTCGCAAGAAAAAGGCTTACGGCAAACAGGATGACTATTTTGATAATCCAAATATAATTGGTTGGGTTCGCCATGGAGAAGCTGAAATGGAAAAATCCGGATGTGCTGTTGTTATATCCAATAAGGATGATGGAAACAAAAAAATGTTTGTTGGTGAATCACGAAGTGGTGAAGAATGGATCGATTTTACAAATACAAGAAAAGATCGCGTGACAATTGATGAAGATGGATACGGCGAATTTCCTGTTAATGCGAAGAGTGTTTCCGTATGGGGATTAGCTGATTAAAAAAGTGTGGGGATATTGCGAAAAACAACATCCCCACACTTTTTATGAGGAAAAGAATAATTTCATCATTCCTTGATAACCAAAGTACACGCCAAATATAACTAAGGAAGCACCAGAAATAATGGAAATGCCTCTTAAAGTTCTAAGTGTAAGAAAACGTCTAAAGCCGTTTGTTAAAGCAGCTACAATCAAATCCCATAAAGTAAGACCAAGAAAAATCATACTGCTATATATCAATAAAGAACTAGTCCCATTTTCTTGGGCCGTTTTTGCTAATATCGAGCCATATATGCCTAACCAAAATAAAATGGATAATGGACTTGTTATAGACATGATAAAACCTGTTAAAAAACATTTAAACAAAGAATCTTTTCCTCGAAGGGAATCCAATTTAAGATGCTGGGCACCTACAATACTTTCCATCCCCGTATAAATCAAAATAAAGCCCCCAAATAGCCAAAGAAATATTTGAATGATTTCTATTTCAAGAAAATGAACCATTCCTATGTATACCATTATCATAAAAATACCATCTGCAAGCATGGATCCAAAACCAACAATCCAAGCATGCCAAAAGCCATTTTTAATTCCTTTATCAATTCTAGCGGAATTTACTGGACCAATCGGAGCAGCTAATGTTAATCCTAATAAGATATAGCTAAGTAAGATGGTCATACTGAACATTCGTTTCTCCCACATCCTTTCTTGTACATGCTATGTAAAAAAAATAGATGATATGTGATTTTAATTAGAAAAATGAAAACTTATTTATAACCAATGGATAACAACGCTTTATTAGCAAAATAACTTCACTAAATATTTAAACCAACATAATTGAGAACGTTAAAAAAGAATAAGCCATCTCTCTGTTCTTCTTTTTTATTTGGCGATAATAATGGAATTTCTTTTACTTAGTGCTTTATTTAGCATATAATAGTATACGCGAAAAAGATTCGAGAACTGATATAAACAAGGAGAATTTACATGATAGTAAAAAGTGAACAAGACATTAACGGTTTAAAAGAAATCGGGAAAATCGTAAGCATTATCAGAGAGGAATTAATAAAAAATACAGTACCGGGAGTGACGACAAAAGAATTAGATAATCTGGCTGGAAAGTTATTTGCCGAACATGGTGCGGTTTCTGCCCCTCAAGAAATGTACGATTTCCCAGGATATACTTGTATATCTGTAAATGAAGAGGTCGCTCACGGAATCCCAGGAGATCGTGTCATTCAAGAAGGAGATTTAGTTAATATTGACGTTTCTGCAAGCAAAAATGGATATTTCGCTGATACTGGAAAATCGATTGTAGTAGGAAATGGCGATCCTAAGCTTATTAAACTCTGTGAAGTAGCACAAGAAGCTTTTGAGGAAGGGCTTAAATGCTTCAAACCAGGAGCGAAGAAGAATCGTATTGGAAAGTTTGTATACAACACAGCAAAAAAGAACGGATTTACGGTAATTAAAAACCTGACAGGACATGGAATTGGAACATCTCTTCACGAGAAACCAGATCATATTCTAAATTATTTTGATTCATGGGATACAGAACTGCTTCGAGATGGAATGGTAATCGCTTTTGAACCATTTATATCAACCGGTTCAGAGGAAGTAGATGAAGGAAATGATGGCTGGACATTTACTACTAAAGATAAAAGCTATGTTGCCCAGTATGAGCACACTGTAATTATTACAAAAGATAAACCAATTATAACAACTTTATAAATATAAAGATGCAAGCTCTGTACCAAAATAAAGTACCAGACCATAGACAAACACCTTACAATTCAAGGTCTTCGCCTATGGTCTTTTTTTATTCCTTTTTGCGACAACTGTTCACTATGACAAGGACAAGGATGACTACTTTGCTACAGGGAAGACACTGAAAAAGTTCAATTTGAGATTGTAAGATATCCCTATTCTATGTTCATTTATGAAAAACTGGTGATACAATGTATTTATGTGTTCACGCAGACAAATATTTGTAAATTAATAGTTCGAATTAGGAGTAGTGAGGTGCTAAATTCAAAGTAGAGAATTGCTTTACCGCTTGAAAAGGAGAGAATTTTTTTGAAGAAGAAGTTTCTAATCACCGGCTTAGTCTTATTTATAGTTATTTTTTCAAGTTTCTATGCATATGCTTCAACTCTGTCCATTTCTGGTAAGTCAGACAATGGCATGTGGAAGTATACCTATAAGAAAAATTTAGATCTAAGTGAGCCTACAGGCTGGCAGGGTAAATTAAAACAATTAGATAAACAAAAAGTGGAAGTAAAAGAATTAACATTTACAGACAACGATGAGATATTAGCACAAACTGATTCCTTTGTGGAAGGAACAGACATAGATGGGTCAGTCACTACTCTGCATCCTTTTGCTACAGAATTTTATTTAGGAAATAGTCCGAAAAGAGGGCATATTTATAAAATGGCTGTAAAATGGCAGAAAGAGGGAGAGACATATGAGGATACTTTCACGATTCATTAAACAATTGAACTCCATCGATTTCACAGTAAACTTAAGCTCTGTTTTAAAGCAGAGCTTATTTGTTTAGAAAAATTTAAAATTGGGAAAAACATAATAAAGCAATTGACAGTGCTTTTTAGAAAGTTCTTAAAACGAATAAACGATAAAAGAATCTATAATTGTGAATTTAGCGACATTTCCCTCTATTTATATATCCATTGACATTGATGGTCAGATCCCGTAACCTAGTACATGTAATTTCATAACAAAATCCTTATCAGCTCGAGATGAGGTAGAGGTCGCGATTTTTATTAGTAAAAAGAGGGAAAGCCAGAGAGCTTATTGATTGCTTTTGAAAGGAAATATCGCCGAAGCACTATTATTCTCTGATAATAGTAGCTGGGTCTGCATACGAATAGGTGCAGAACTGTCATAGGATCTTACTATGATGAACTATCCTGTTTATCTGATGGTGTTTTAGCGTTTCACACCATTTAAAGGTGTGTTTTTTTTATGCCTTAGAAATAATAAAAATACAATTGATTGTATACAGATATAAGGCTTCAAGTAAATCTCCTATGTCCTAGCATGAGCAAAATACATCATAAAGGAGACAAATATGAACACAAAAGGAAAATTAGGATTGGGGATATTAATATCCTTAGTCGTTGGAAATATGGTTGGCTCGGGAATATTTATGCTGCCACGCTCATTAGCGGAAGTCGCAAGTCCAGCTGGGGTTATTCTTGCATGGTTATTAACCGGATTTGGTGTGTTAGTTACAGCCTTAGTATTTGGAAATTTAGCTATACGCAAACCAAAATTAACAGGTGGTCCACAAATTTATGCGAAAGAGTTATTTAAACGAGGGTCCAAAAAATCTACTTTATCTGGTTTTATGTCAACATGGGGATATTGGATTGGAAATTTAGCGGGTAATGTTGCCATTATCACTACTTTTGCAGGCTATTTATCCACTTTTTTCCCTATTCTAACAAGTGAAGCAGCATTAATAAATATTGGCTCTTTTACCCTTTACGTGGGAAATGCGTTAACCTTTCTTGTTTGTACCATTTTATTATGGGGAACCCATTGGATCATTTTAAACGGTCTAGAGAATGCAGGAAAATTAAATATACTCGCTACTTCAGCAAAAGTAATCGGTTTTATGCTATTTATTATTATTGCTTTATTTGCATTTGAAACAAGCAATATCCTTCCATTTGCTGAACCTAAAGTAAATGCATCAGGTCATTCGGTTGGTCTGTTCGGACAAATCAACAGTGCAGCTATCACCACATTATGGGCATTTATCGGGGTAGAGTCGGCCGTCGTTTTTGCCTCTCGCGCAAAAAAACAGTCAGATGTTAAAAAAGCAACCATTATTGGACTATTAATTGCATTAGCAATCTATATTGGTATAAGCACACTTGTTATGGGAATTCTTTCCCAAAATGAACTAATTGCTTCGCAGAAACCTTTAATCGATGCGATCGAAACTGTACTGGGACCAATTGCCGGTAAAGTACTAGCAGCTATCGGGTTAATCAGCTTATTTGGCTCTACGATCGGATGGATTATGTTAAGCGCAGAAGTACCTTATGCTGCTGCTAAACAAGGAATTTTTATTCCTGCTTTCTTAAAGGAAAATAAAAAGGGTATTCCAACCTTTTCTTTAGTCGTGACCAATATTTTAGGGCAATTGTTTATTTTCTCCACCGTTTCAAAGAGTATTTCGCAGGCATTTGACTTTATCATTTATATTGCGACATTAAGCTATCTTGTTCCTTATTTAATTTCGTCTATTTTCCAATTAAAATTAGTTATGTCAGGAGAAACGTATACTTCCATGAAATCGAGAAGAGTAGACTTTGTTATTGGTATCATTGCAACGATATATTCTATATGGGTAATTATTGCAGGAACTGCAGATATTAAAACATTTAGCTTCGGAGTACTTTTACTATTAAGTGGAATTTTTTTCTATAACCAATTGAATAAAGGAACTAAACCCGAATAACACAATTGTCCGAGAGGTAAAAACTTTGTTTTTACCTCTCGGATTTTTTCTTATAACGGATTAAAGTGATTCACTCACTGTATTATCATCCCATTCCACTTCATGCTCTTTCGCAAGTTTATCTAATTCATTCATATATTGTCGAATCAGTTTACGAGCTTCCTCCAGCATAGCATTTGCCTCTTCTATTAGCGCGATATCCTGTGTTTCTAGCGCTGTAAGTATTTTCACAAATGCATTGTATTGTGTGTCAGCACCTTCAATATATATTTCATGAATTTCTCTTAATTCCTCTGTTTCCACTTGTACTGAATTCAACTCTTTAATAAATTCATTATAATTGGGTATAACCGTAGTTTGGATTGTATCATACATGGTCCAATCATCCGTATAATTAATACCCGAAACAGAATCGTATGCAGAAACAGCCTTTACTTCTAATTCAAACGCTGTTTTCATATCTTCATTTACATATTCAAGTAAATCCTCTCGAACTGGATCCGTTGAACAAGCTGTAATTAAAAACAGAAAGGGTAAAAACAAGATTTTAATAACTTTTTTCACTACTCCACCTCCTTCTCCTTACTGTATGAGGGAGTGGAAGTCCACTATGAAAGCTAATTGGAAAAAGATGAGCCTAATTTTCTACAAGTATCTTGCAATGCAAAATACCATATGGTAAGATAAGTTTAAAGATAGAATGTTGCTATACAATATAGCGTCTATCTTGCTATACAATATAGTCTGAATAGAAAGGATATATGTCCATGTCAAAAAGTCAGATGTTAAAGGGAGTTTTGGAAGGATGTTTACTTGCAATTATATCCAAAGGAGAGATTTATGGTTATGAAATGATTGAAAAATTAGAAGCTTATGGATTTACCATGATTAGTGAAGGAAGTATTTATCCTGTACTTTTACGAATGAAAAAGGAAGAGCTTGTTACAGTAGAAACAAAAGCATCTCCATCTGGTCCAAAGCGCAAATATTATTCTCTTGCGGATAAAGGAACTAAAGTCCTAGATGAATTTGCTGATACGTGGACAGAACTGGCAACAAGTGTACATTGGTTATTAAAAGATATAAGGGAGGAGAAGTAAGTGAAATTATCGAAAGAAGCAGAAGCTTTTGTGGAAAATTTATATCTATATTTATTAACAACAGGAAAAAAGGAAAAAGAAATCAAAGAGATTGTCGAAGAATTGACCGATCATTTACAAGAAGCAGAAGCAAATGGAAAGAATATATCAGAAATAACGGGAGATTCCCCAAAAGCATATATGGAAAGTTTAGCAAAAGAAATGCAGACAGATTTAATCGAATGGGGGAAACTATTACCACATGTATTTATTAGTTTGATTGCCTATACCTTAATTGGAAAAGTTATTTTAGGCGAAAATCAAATATCTTTATTAGTTGGATTAGGTTCTCTATTGATTAGTGTTGTCATGCTTGGTATGTACGTTGTCATATTCCGTTTCATTTCATCAAGAAATGTCTCTAATAAAAAAGCATTTGCCATAATATTCCCCTTACAATTATTAATTATAGGAATGTTTATTGTGTTAATGTTCTACGGGAATAATTATGGACCAGTATATATGATTGATACGGTAACTAAACAACTACTATTCTTTCTTATTCCTTTTGTTTATTTATGCTGGTTTGCTTGGTGGAGTAAATCATGGGTTGTCTTTTTCCCTGTTATTCTCTATCTTCCAAACCTTCTAGTAAAACCTTTACCTATGTCAGAAGAAATGAAGACTATAACATCATCCATTATTTTCTTTGTATTCTTGTTCGGGTATTTTATCTGGATAATTTGGCAAGGAAAAAAGGCGCAAAAATCTACTTAATAACCTCTTAAAGCATATCTGAAAAAGATATGCTTTTTTGTAAAAAATAATTGAATATTAATTCATAATAATGTATAAATATAATTATAAGAATTCGAAGATTAAAGGGGAAAAGAAGCATGGATTACATTATAACAGAAGAGCTCCCACCATTCATAAAGTTTGCCCGATTACATGAGGACAGCGGTTTATTAAAAAATAAAAAAGGAAACTATACCCGGGAACAATTGTATAAAGCAGCAAAAAACAGCTGGTACTCTGTTTCTATTTATAATGATCAAAAACTTATCGCCTTTGGTCGCATGATATCAGATGGAGTATATCAAGCATTAATTTGCGACGTAATGGTTCATCCTGATGAGCAGGGCAAAGGATTAGGAAAGCAAATAATTGAAAAGCTCGTATCTAAATGCCAGCAATCAGGTATTCAATCCATTCAATTATTTTCAGCCAAAGGAAAACATCCCTTTTATAAAAAATTAGGATTCATAGAAAGAGAACAAGATGCTCCTGGCATGTCTCTCCATCTTTAAAAACTGCATTTTGTATGTGGTTTTTTTATTTTTTCTTGTGCATATCCATCCTTATTCTGGTAACACTATTTACGTACTTAAAGAGGAGGAGTGTAAAGAAGAAGGAAATGACTATTTAACATCTAGGAAAAGTCTGAACCAATAGATTAGGTCATCTACTCGATTAATAACCAGCAAATCGAAGAGCCTTTATTACTATTGATCTAATTTACTTTCATTGTTGCTTTTAATATGTTACATAGTTTTTTTAACTTTTTTCTATTAACTGCTTTAAAAATCTGTTTCATTTTATACCAGAATTTGCATGTATAGAAATAGGTTAACCAAGAATTTAATGGGTAAAAGTAAATAAAGAAAAGGTATGTAATCCATTTACTATTTCATTCCTTTTATTAGTATTATGCAAGTTCTTTGAGAATGAGAGTAAAAAAAATACCGTAACCCCAATATTTAAATGGTTTTACTCCATCCTTTACTTCCAACAGCATGAATTAACATTTATTGGATACAACTAATAATGACTAATTACTAGGAGGTTATTTATTTGACAGAGAAAAAAGATATGAATAATAATAAGGGACAAGATCAAGATCGCGAAACGTTAACAACGCGACAAGGACATCCTGTATTAGATAATCAAAACATCCGTACTATTGGGAACCGCGGTCCTGCCACACTCGAAAATTACCATTTTATTGAAAAGATCTCCCATTTTGATCGGGAAGAAGTACCAGAGCGTGTCGTACATGCACGTGGGTCTGGAGCATTTGGGTATTTTGAAACTTACGGAAAAGTAGGAAATGAACCGGTTGAAAAGTATACTCGTGCAAAAGTGTTTTCCGGAGCAGGGAAGAAGACACCATTGATGGTTCGTTTTTCTACTGTTGCTGGGGCGAAGGATTCACCTGAAACAGCACGCGATCCACGTGGATTTGCTGTAAAAATGTATACCGAAGACGGAAACTGGGATTTGGTTGGAAATAACCTTAAGATATTCTTTATTCGTGATGCCATGAAGTTTCCAGATATGATACATGCCTTTAAAGCAGATCCAGTTTCAAACGTACCAAACCCACAACGTATGTTTGATTTTGTTTCCCGCACTCCTGAGGCTACACATATGATAACCTTCCTTTTCTCACCATGGGGAATTCCAGCTACATATCGTCATATGCAGGGTTCTGGGGTGAACACTTATAAATGGGTAAATGAACAAGGTGAAGCAGTATTAGTAAAATACCATTGGGAACCAAAACAAGGCATTCGCAATTTGACGCAAGAGGAAGCAGAATCTATTCAAGCCAAGAACGTTGGCCACGCTACACAAGATTTATATGAAGCAATCGAGCGTGGGGATTATCCTGAATGGGAGCTTTACGTGCAAATCATGGAGGATGATTATCATCCAGAACTAGATTTTGATCCTCTTGATGATACGAAGCTTTGGCCAGAAGATAAATTCCCATGGTTGCCAGTTGGGCGTATGGTCCTCGATCGTAATCCGGTCGATTTTCATACCGAAATTGAGCAAGCCGCTTTCGGTACTGGTGTACTTGTAGATGGAATGGATTTTTCTGACGATAAGATGTTACAAGGGCGCACCTTCTCTTACTCTGATACTCAACGCTATCGTGTTGGTGCAAATTATCTGAAAGTACCAGTAAACGCTCCAAAAGCACCTGTGCGCACAAATCAACATCGTGGGCAAATGGATGTACGTGATCCGAAAGAATCTGGGGACAACCCACATATCAACTATGAACCATCTATGCTTGGTGGTTTTAAGGAGGCAGGGAAAGAAGAGCGGGTGCCTCATCAGCCGACCTATAATGCTGCGGCGATGAGTGCACCAATAGACCGACCTAATAACTATGGACAAGCTGGTCACACATACAGAAGCTTTGAAGATTGGGAGCGCGAAGAATTAATAAAAAACCTATCGGAAGCACTGGCAATCTGTGATGAAAAAATTCAAAATGCAATGATTGAACACTTTACACAAGCAGATGAAGATTA of Niallia circulans contains these proteins:
- a CDS encoding alpha-amylase, with translation MENQTLMQFFEWHLDADGQHWNRLKEKAGELKEAGIDSIWIPPVTKAASNEDNGYGVYDVYDLGEFDQKGSIRTKYGTKKELLEAIEACHNVGIQVYVDVVMNHKAAADEKETFKAIEVNPENREEEISEPHDIEAWTKFTFPGRGDTYSSFKWNFQHFNGTDYDNKTKKEGVFRIVGDNKMWNSNVDDEFGNYDYLMFANIDYNNELVQNEMISWGKWLYETLNCDGYRLDAIKHINHDFIKKFATSLLKEKDDFYFVGEFWKADLQECQEFLEQMDYKIDLFDVPLHYKLHTASMEGSNFDLTTIFEGTLVKENPLNCVTFVDNHDTQPNESLESWVEDWFKQIAYSLILLRKDGYPTIFYGDYFGISGDEPIDGKKAAIDPLLYVRKKKAYGKQDDYFDNPNIIGWVRHGEAEMEKSGCAVVISNKDDGNKKMFVGESRSGEEWIDFTNTRKDRVTIDEDGYGEFPVNAKSVSVWGLAD
- a CDS encoding LysE family transporter translates to MFSMTILLSYILLGLTLAAPIGPVNSARIDKGIKNGFWHAWIVGFGSMLADGIFMIMVYIGMVHFLEIEIIQIFLWLFGGFILIYTGMESIVGAQHLKLDSLRGKDSLFKCFLTGFIMSITSPLSILFWLGIYGSILAKTAQENGTSSLLIYSSMIFLGLTLWDLIVAALTNGFRRFLTLRTLRGISIISGASLVIFGVYFGYQGMMKLFFSS
- the map gene encoding type I methionyl aminopeptidase, encoding MIVKSEQDINGLKEIGKIVSIIREELIKNTVPGVTTKELDNLAGKLFAEHGAVSAPQEMYDFPGYTCISVNEEVAHGIPGDRVIQEGDLVNIDVSASKNGYFADTGKSIVVGNGDPKLIKLCEVAQEAFEEGLKCFKPGAKKNRIGKFVYNTAKKNGFTVIKNLTGHGIGTSLHEKPDHILNYFDSWDTELLRDGMVIAFEPFISTGSEEVDEGNDGWTFTTKDKSYVAQYEHTVIITKDKPIITTL
- a CDS encoding amino acid permease, producing MNTKGKLGLGILISLVVGNMVGSGIFMLPRSLAEVASPAGVILAWLLTGFGVLVTALVFGNLAIRKPKLTGGPQIYAKELFKRGSKKSTLSGFMSTWGYWIGNLAGNVAIITTFAGYLSTFFPILTSEAALINIGSFTLYVGNALTFLVCTILLWGTHWIILNGLENAGKLNILATSAKVIGFMLFIIIALFAFETSNILPFAEPKVNASGHSVGLFGQINSAAITTLWAFIGVESAVVFASRAKKQSDVKKATIIGLLIALAIYIGISTLVMGILSQNELIASQKPLIDAIETVLGPIAGKVLAAIGLISLFGSTIGWIMLSAEVPYAAAKQGIFIPAFLKENKKGIPTFSLVVTNILGQLFIFSTVSKSISQAFDFIIYIATLSYLVPYLISSIFQLKLVMSGETYTSMKSRRVDFVIGIIATIYSIWVIIAGTADIKTFSFGVLLLLSGIFFYNQLNKGTKPE
- a CDS encoding PadR family transcriptional regulator, which translates into the protein MSKSQMLKGVLEGCLLAIISKGEIYGYEMIEKLEAYGFTMISEGSIYPVLLRMKKEELVTVETKASPSGPKRKYYSLADKGTKVLDEFADTWTELATSVHWLLKDIREEK
- a CDS encoding DUF1048 domain-containing protein — protein: MKLSKEAEAFVENLYLYLLTTGKKEKEIKEIVEELTDHLQEAEANGKNISEITGDSPKAYMESLAKEMQTDLIEWGKLLPHVFISLIAYTLIGKVILGENQISLLVGLGSLLISVVMLGMYVVIFRFISSRNVSNKKAFAIIFPLQLLIIGMFIVLMFYGNNYGPVYMIDTVTKQLLFFLIPFVYLCWFAWWSKSWVVFFPVILYLPNLLVKPLPMSEEMKTITSSIIFFVFLFGYFIWIIWQGKKAQKST
- a CDS encoding GNAT family N-acetyltransferase, translated to MDYIITEELPPFIKFARLHEDSGLLKNKKGNYTREQLYKAAKNSWYSVSIYNDQKLIAFGRMISDGVYQALICDVMVHPDEQGKGLGKQIIEKLVSKCQQSGIQSIQLFSAKGKHPFYKKLGFIEREQDAPGMSLHL
- a CDS encoding catalase; protein product: MNNNKGQDQDRETLTTRQGHPVLDNQNIRTIGNRGPATLENYHFIEKISHFDREEVPERVVHARGSGAFGYFETYGKVGNEPVEKYTRAKVFSGAGKKTPLMVRFSTVAGAKDSPETARDPRGFAVKMYTEDGNWDLVGNNLKIFFIRDAMKFPDMIHAFKADPVSNVPNPQRMFDFVSRTPEATHMITFLFSPWGIPATYRHMQGSGVNTYKWVNEQGEAVLVKYHWEPKQGIRNLTQEEAESIQAKNVGHATQDLYEAIERGDYPEWELYVQIMEDDYHPELDFDPLDDTKLWPEDKFPWLPVGRMVLDRNPVDFHTEIEQAAFGTGVLVDGMDFSDDKMLQGRTFSYSDTQRYRVGANYLKVPVNAPKAPVRTNQHRGQMDVRDPKESGDNPHINYEPSMLGGFKEAGKEERVPHQPTYNAAAMSAPIDRPNNYGQAGHTYRSFEDWEREELIKNLSEALAICDEKIQNAMIEHFTQADEDYGRRVKEGIETKMKEMKEMAKENVPGREAGQSKYGQGTIDANEATKDAVKKSHEADPY